In Hevea brasiliensis isolate MT/VB/25A 57/8 chromosome 13, ASM3005281v1, whole genome shotgun sequence, a single genomic region encodes these proteins:
- the LOC110647483 gene encoding pentatricopeptide repeat-containing protein At1g08070, chloroplastic: MDYAHKMFDRIPYPNLSSWNAMFKGYAQNEFHWEVIVLYSQMKRMDIMPNCFTFPMVLKSCVKINAFREGEQLHCFVIKSGFRANPYMGTMLIDLYSSRGVIGEAYRVFGEMLERNVVAWTSMIRGFIFCNDIETARCLFDLAPERDIVLWNTVITGYIEIGDMARARELFNRMPNKDVMSWNTILSGYANKGDVEACERLFEEMPERNVFSWNGLIGGYARDGRFLEVLSSFKKMLVDGNVVPTDATLVTVLSACARLGAVDLGKWVHAYAESNGYKGNVYVENALVDMYAKCGILENAIDVFKGMHMKDVISWNTMIGGLAVHGRGADALRLFSQMKNAGEKPDGITFLGVLCACTHMGLIEDGFAYFQSMIDDYSIVPQIEHYGCMVDLLARAGLLVQAVDFVKKMPMEADAVIWAALLGACRVYKNVVLAELALEKLIKFEPKNPANYVMLSNIYGDLGRWKDVARLKVAMRDTGFRKLPGCSLIEVNDGVFEFYSLDERLPESELIYGTLRGLTKLLRSSGYVPDYMELGKSS, encoded by the coding sequence ATGGATTATGCCCACAAAATGTTCGATCGAATTCCTTATCCAAATCTCTCCAGTTGGAATGCAATGTTTAAAGGCTATGCCCAAAACGAATTTCATTGGGAAGTTATTGTCTTGTATAGCCAAATGAAGAGAATGGATATAATGCCTAACTGCTTCACTTTCCCAATGGTTCTTAAATCTTGTGTAAAGATTAATGCATTCAGAGAAGGTGAACAATTGCATTGTTTTGTGATAAAGAGTGGATTTAGAGCCAACCCATACATGGGTACTATGTTGATTGATTTGTATTCTAGCAGAGGAGTGATAGGGGAGGCTTATAGAGTGTTTGGTGAGATGCTAGAAAGAAATGTGGTTGCTTGGACTTCCATGATTCGTGGTTTCATATTTTGTAATGATATAGAAACTGCACGTTGCCTTTTTGATTTGGCCCCTGAACGTGATATTGTGTTATGGAACACTGTGATTACGGGTTATATTGAGATAGGGGATATGGCAAGAGCACGCGAGCTTTTCAATAGGATGCCGAACAAGGACGTTATGTCTTGGAACACGATTTTGAGTGGTTATGCCAACAAAGGTGATGTTGAAGCTTGTGAAAGACTGTTTGAAGAGATGCCGGAAAGGAATGTCTTTTCATGGAATGGATTGATAGGAGGTTATGCACGCGATGGGCGTTTTTTGGAAGTATTAAGTTCTTTTAAGAAGATGTTAGTTGATGGTAATGTGGTTCCTACTGATGCCACACTTGTGACTGTGTTGTCTGCATGTGCAAGATTGGGTGCTGTTGATTTGGGTAAGTGGGTGCATGCGTACGCTGAGAGTAATGGATATAAAGGAAATGTATATGTTGAGAATGCTTTGGTCGACATGTATGCAAAATGTGGGATTCTAGAAAATGCAATTGATGTGTTTAAAGGCATGCATATGAAAGATGTGATTAGCTGGAATACCATGATTGGTGGCCTAGCAGTGCATGGGCGTGGGGCAGATGCTTTaaggttgttttctcaaatgaAAAATGCTGGAGAAAAGCCAGATGGAATCACCTTCTTGGGTGTTTTGTGTGCTTGCACACACATGGGTTTGATTGAAGATGGCTTTGCGTATTTTCAATCAATGATTGATGATTATTCAATTGTGCCTCAAATAGAGCACTATGGTTGTATGGTTGATCTGCTTGCAAGAGCTGGGCTTTTAGTTCAGGCTGTGGATTTTGTTAAAAAGATGCCTATGGAAGCAGATGCTGTTATTTGGGCTGCCTTGCTTGGGGCGTGTAGGGTTTACAAAAATGTTGTATTGGCAGAACTAGCACTTGAAAAACTCATCAAATTTGAGCCAAAGAACCCTGCAAACTATGTGATGCTTTCTAATATATATGGTGATCTTGGAAGATGGAAAGATGTTGCACGATTAAAAGTTGCAATGAGAGATACTGGGTTCAGAAAATTACCAGGTTGCAGTTTGATTGAGGTCAATGATGGTGTTTTTGAGTTTTATTCTC